From a region of the Vidua macroura isolate BioBank_ID:100142 chromosome 3, ASM2450914v1, whole genome shotgun sequence genome:
- the LOC128804965 gene encoding LOW QUALITY PROTEIN: uncharacterized protein C2orf50 homolog (The sequence of the model RefSeq protein was modified relative to this genomic sequence to represent the inferred CDS: inserted 2 bases in 2 codons), with amino-acid sequence MPLGQPAPAPSVSWQHPAEQNWQPLHKWLLGHEQTNRQTRSNRIRSGESVEAGQRGRRICYQNWRFLKDHEQMLSFEQTFKCTHALFSFHQFEVRERSRSHCQVPSYMSVFSSKVPNSTNXNYCSQMNTELGRALVNMNXFSSAARNRKLESELQLS; translated from the exons ATGCCTCTGGGGCaaccagccccagctccttctgTGTCCTGGCAGCACCCAGCTGAGCAGAACTGGCAACCACTGCACAAATGGCTACTTGGGCATGAGCAGACAAACAGGCAGACCAGATCCAATAGGATAAGATCTGGAGAGTCTGTGGAGGCTGgacagagaggaagaagaatcTG CTACCAGAACTGGAGGTTCCTAAAGGACCATGAACAAATGTTGAGTTTTGAACAGACATTTAAATGTACCCATGCTCTTTTTAGTTTTCATCAATTTGA GGTAAGAGAGAGGAGCAGAAGCCACTGCCAAGTGCCAAGCTATATGTCTGTCTTCTCAAGCAAAGTTCCCAACTCAACCA TAAACTACTGCAGCCAAATGAATACTGAGCTTGGCAGGGCTCTGGTAAATATGA tcttcagcagtgctgcacgAAACAGGAAACTTGAGAGTGAGCTCCAGCTTTCTTAG